ATCTCACGAATGAATTCATCCAGCATCTTCTGGTAGGAGGTCTCGAGATCTAAAAAGCGCAGACCAATTCGGGCTTTAGGCTGAACGTGCGCCACTGAACAGCGGGCTTTGACCGAAAGCCCTGCTGTCAGGTTGAAGAGCACGTCAATTCTTCCGCCGGACTGAAACCCCGGAGAACATTGCAGCAACAAGCCGCCCAAGCTGATGTTTTCTGTTAATCCGACGGTTCGCGAAGTCCCAGCTCGAACTTCCACAGGAGTAGCCAAATCCAGCCTGCTGAATTTACGAAAGTCCATCTTTTCGTTTGAAGCTGAGTTGCGTTTCATAATCCAATAACGCTTCCAAATGGGGTTAGGGGGTTTGGTTGAGCTACAGTACGACCAAGACCATCTAAAGCGCTTCTGCTCTTTTCAGGCTGTGCCGAAAACTCGGCCGCCCGCCCCTGTCTTTCGATTGAACTATGGTCTCGATATTTTGTCGGCAGGCAGAGGGCATTGGGAGCCCGCACCCTGAACCAAGCGTGGACATGGCGCACTGTCAAAGGTCAGCT
This genomic window from Terriglobales bacterium contains:
- a CDS encoding PilZ domain-containing protein, coding for MKRNSASNEKMDFRKFSRLDLATPVEVRAGTSRTVGLTENISLGGLLLQCSPGFQSGGRIDVLFNLTAGLSVKARCSVAHVQPKARIGLRFLDLETSYQKMLDEFIREIALQMRQWQDKVVVKRLHVIVKGCPAGDPQEALGETLLLSRHGGVLISRARFKTGDAIFLWSPDRKQGVHAKITSHRMRGTTGLVELGFEFEDTHDLWGTDLLPR